The Symphalangus syndactylus isolate Jambi chromosome 23, NHGRI_mSymSyn1-v2.1_pri, whole genome shotgun sequence genome has a window encoding:
- the LOC134735693 gene encoding HLA class II histocompatibility antigen, DP beta 1 chain-like isoform X2 — MVPQVPGAPWTVGLMALLMVLLTPVVQGRATPENYLYQGRMECYSFNGAQRYQERHIYNREEYARFDSDAGEFWAVTELGRPIAEYWNSQKDILEEKRAVASTGCRYNYELAEPVIRKRRGHKCQQLHRYFSV; from the exons ATGGTCCCGCAGGTCCCAGGGGCCCCGTGGACAGTGGGTCTGATGGCGTTACTGATGGTGctgctcacacctgtggtccaggGCAGGGCCACTCCAG AGAATTACTTGTACCAGGGACGGATGGAATGCTACTCTTTTAATGGGGCACAGCGCTACCAGGAGAGACACATCTACAACCGGGAGGAGTACGCGCGCTTCGACAGCGACGCCGGGGAGTTCTGggcagtgacagagctgggacgGCCTATTGCGGAGTACTGGAACAGCCAGAAGGACATCCTGGAGGAGAAGCGGGCAGTGGCGAGCACGGGGTGCAGATACAACTACGAGTTGGCAGAGCCAGTCATCCGGAAGCGACGAG GCCACAAGTGCCAACAGCTGCACAGATACTTCTCTGTTTAG
- the LOC134735693 gene encoding HLA class II histocompatibility antigen, DP beta 1 chain-like isoform X1: MVPQVPGAPWTVGLMALLMVLLTPVVQGRATPENYLYQGRMECYSFNGAQRYQERHIYNREEYARFDSDAGEFWAVTELGRPIAEYWNSQKDILEEKRAVASTGCRYNYELAEPVIRKRRDMGSCYVAQADLKPLGSSDPHASTFQSAKITGMSHPAWPFLPSEEEKGTGGRDPKEKLQVAVWKLTCKQQNELGHKCRDADGGNT, encoded by the exons ATGGTCCCGCAGGTCCCAGGGGCCCCGTGGACAGTGGGTCTGATGGCGTTACTGATGGTGctgctcacacctgtggtccaggGCAGGGCCACTCCAG AGAATTACTTGTACCAGGGACGGATGGAATGCTACTCTTTTAATGGGGCACAGCGCTACCAGGAGAGACACATCTACAACCGGGAGGAGTACGCGCGCTTCGACAGCGACGCCGGGGAGTTCTGggcagtgacagagctgggacgGCCTATTGCGGAGTACTGGAACAGCCAGAAGGACATCCTGGAGGAGAAGCGGGCAGTGGCGAGCACGGGGTGCAGATACAACTACGAGTTGGCAGAGCCAGTCATCCGGAAGCGACGAG acatgggatcttgctatgttgcccaagctgatctcaaacccctgggctcaagtgatcctcacgcttcaaccttccaaagtgctaagattacaggcatgagccaccctgcctggccttttCTGCCTTCTGAGGAGGAAAAAGGTACTGGTGGCAGAGATCCAAAAGAAAAGTTGCAGGTGGCAGTGTGGAAATTGACCTGCAAGCAACAGAACGAGCTAGGGCACAAATGCAGAGATGCAGACGGAGGCAACACCTAG
- the LOC134735696 gene encoding large ribosomal subunit protein eL32-like — MASLRLLMKPKIIKKRTKKFMWHHSDRYVKIKHNWWKPRGLDNRVHRRLKGQISMPNIAYGSNKKIKRVLPIGFQKFLVHNIKELKVLLMCNKSYCAEITHKVSSKNHKTIMERATQPAIRVTNRNARLRSKENE, encoded by the coding sequence ATGGCCTCCCTCAGACTCCTCATGAAGCCTAAGATCATCAAAAAGAGGACCAAGAAGTTCATGTGGCACCACTCAGACCGATATGTCAAAATTAAACATAACTGGTGGAAACCCAGAGGTCTTGATAACAGGGTTCATAGAAGGTTGAAGGGCCAGATCTCGATGCCCAACATTGCTTATGGgagcaacaaaaaaataaagcgcGTGCTGCCCATTGGCTTCCAGAAGTTTCTGGTCCACAATATCAAGGAGCTGAAAGTGCTGCTGATGTGCAACAAATCTTACTGTGCTGAAATCACTCACAAAGTTTCCTCCAAGAACCACAAAACCATCATGGAAAGAGCCACCCAGCCGGCCATCAGAGTCACCAACCGCAATGCCAGGCTGCGCagcaaagaaaatgaatag